The Bacteroidota bacterium genome window below encodes:
- a CDS encoding nucleoside deaminase, giving the protein MNTQEIWMKYAFKEAERAYEENEVPIGCIITFQNTIIAKAHNQVETLKDPTAHAEIIAITSAAEYLQSKQLIGCNMYVTLEPCPMCAGAIVMAKIDNLYFGAFDNNIGGCGSAFNITSNEMMNHNVNVYGGIMDKECAGILKSFFEVKR; this is encoded by the coding sequence ATGAATACACAGGAAATATGGATGAAGTACGCCTTCAAAGAAGCAGAGAGAGCATACGAAGAAAATGAAGTGCCGATAGGATGCATCATAACTTTTCAGAATACAATCATTGCAAAAGCTCATAATCAGGTTGAGACGTTAAAAGACCCGACTGCTCATGCAGAGATAATTGCAATTACTTCTGCTGCTGAATATCTGCAGTCAAAGCAGCTTATCGGCTGCAATATGTATGTTACGCTTGAGCCATGCCCCATGTGCGCGGGAGCGATTGTGATGGCTAAGATTGATAATCTTTACTTCGGCGCATTTGATAATAACATCGGCGGATGCGGAAGTGCATTCAATATAACTTCAAATGAAATGATGAATCATAATGTAAATGTCTATGGCGGAATTATGGATAAAGAATGCGCAGGGATTTTAAAAAGTTTTTTTGAGGTGAAGAGGTAG
- a CDS encoding succinate dehydrogenase flavoprotein subunit, which produces MMVQNFDVVIIGAGGAGLRAAVEIPKEYSCAVLSKVFPPRSHTGTAQGGVCAALANMEDDSWENHAYDTVKGSDYLGDQDCIEVMCKDAIRAIMELEHMGMPFSRNEDGKIAQRFFGGHTRPVDPNEPNGKRVAVKRSCYSADRTGHVMLHTLYETCIKNHVNFFSEYFVTDLIVEDGVCKGVVAMDIATSEIHTFHAKAVIFATGGYGRVFRITSNAHVGTGDGYALCYNNGLPLEDMEFFQFHPTGLWKLGILVSEAARGEGGILKNKDGERFMARYAPTVMDLAPRDMVSRAIISEIREGRGIRGSDGTDYVYLDVSHLGKEVIDDKLPEITGFARTYLGVEPTKEPIPIQPTAHYAMGGIPTNVNGEVLLNEKGDTVKGLYAAGECACVSVHGANRLGTNSLLDLVVFGRRTGKAVTEFVKNNDYAPMPADAAEKSKKIINDIFNKSGSEKVVTLRTELQDTMMVDCGVFRNEADLRRMVEKVKEIKERAKNISIQDKGKVFNTDLIEAIELDNLIVTAEATVNSAYARQESRGAHTREDFPKRDDVNWMKHTFAFKNPEGGEPILKYKPVTLTRFTPMERKY; this is translated from the coding sequence ATCATGGTACAAAATTTTGACGTTGTTATAATCGGTGCAGGAGGCGCGGGGCTTCGCGCAGCTGTAGAAATTCCGAAAGAATATTCATGCGCAGTTCTATCAAAAGTTTTCCCGCCGCGTTCCCATACAGGAACAGCCCAGGGCGGTGTCTGCGCAGCGCTGGCAAACATGGAAGATGATTCATGGGAGAACCATGCATACGATACTGTAAAAGGAAGCGATTATCTCGGCGACCAGGACTGCATTGAAGTTATGTGCAAAGATGCTATAAGAGCTATCATGGAGCTTGAACACATGGGTATGCCGTTCTCAAGAAATGAAGACGGAAAAATCGCTCAGAGATTTTTCGGCGGGCACACAAGACCTGTTGACCCGAATGAACCTAACGGAAAAAGAGTCGCTGTAAAACGCTCATGCTACTCAGCCGATAGAACAGGACACGTAATGCTTCACACCCTATATGAAACTTGTATAAAGAATCACGTAAATTTCTTCTCGGAATATTTTGTAACAGATTTAATTGTAGAAGACGGAGTTTGCAAAGGTGTAGTTGCAATGGATATTGCAACGAGTGAAATTCACACCTTCCACGCTAAGGCAGTTATATTTGCAACAGGCGGTTACGGAAGAGTTTTCAGAATTACATCTAACGCTCACGTAGGAACAGGCGACGGTTATGCATTATGTTATAACAACGGATTGCCATTGGAAGATATGGAATTCTTCCAGTTCCACCCGACGGGATTATGGAAGCTTGGAATACTTGTCAGCGAAGCTGCAAGAGGTGAAGGCGGAATATTAAAGAATAAAGACGGCGAGAGATTCATGGCGCGCTACGCTCCGACTGTTATGGACTTGGCACCTAGAGACATGGTATCACGCGCAATTATTTCAGAGATAAGAGAAGGACGCGGAATAAGAGGAAGTGACGGAACAGATTACGTTTACCTTGATGTATCACACTTAGGAAAAGAAGTTATTGATGATAAGCTCCCGGAAATTACCGGCTTTGCAAGAACATACTTAGGCGTTGAGCCGACAAAAGAACCTATTCCGATTCAGCCTACTGCTCACTACGCTATGGGTGGTATACCTACAAATGTAAACGGTGAAGTTTTATTAAATGAAAAAGGCGATACAGTTAAAGGACTTTATGCTGCCGGTGAATGCGCATGCGTTTCAGTTCACGGCGCAAACAGACTCGGAACAAACTCATTACTGGACTTAGTTGTATTCGGAAGAAGAACAGGAAAGGCAGTAACGGAATTTGTGAAGAACAATGATTACGCACCGATGCCTGCCGATGCTGCAGAGAAATCAAAAAAGATAATCAACGATATATTCAATAAATCAGGAAGCGAAAAAGTTGTAACACTCAGAACTGAACTGCAGGATACAATGATGGTTGACTGCGGAGTTTTCAGGAACGAAGCTGACTTAAGAAGAATGGTTGAGAAAGTAAAAGAGATAAAAGAGAGAGCAAAGAATATTTCTATTCAGGATAAAGGAAAAGTATTTAATACGGATTTAATAGAAGCTATCGAGCTTGATAACTTAATTGTTACAGCAGAAGCAACTGTTAACAGCGCTTATGCAAGACAGGAATCACGCGGCGCGCATACAAGAGAAGATTTTCCGAAGAGAGACGATGTAAACTGGATGAAGCATACATTTGCTTTCAAGAATCCTGAAGGCGGAGAACCGATATTGAAATACAAACCGGTTACTCTTACAAGATTTACACCAATGGAAAGAAAGTATTAA
- a CDS encoding enoyl-CoA hydratase/isomerase family protein: MSDKSYLSASYNNILVSEIENKSGLKVGLIQLNRPDVLNALKVELMKEVVGTMENFDRDEEIGCIVLTGNARAFAAGADIKEMADATAIEMQLSNQFARWDKIRKIRKPIIAAVSGFALGGGCELAMSCDMIIAAQSAKFGQPEINLGVIPGAGGTQRLTKAIGKARAMEMILTGRMMSAKDMFEAGLVTRVVEDEVYLDEAIELGKEIASKPAVAVMLGKECVSRSLDLTIETGLEFERKNFYLLFATEDKFEGMNAFVEKRKAEWKGK; encoded by the coding sequence ATGAGCGATAAATCTTACCTTTCAGCTTCTTACAATAATATACTTGTTTCTGAAATTGAAAATAAAAGCGGACTTAAAGTCGGCTTGATACAACTCAACCGACCCGATGTCTTGAATGCATTAAAAGTTGAACTGATGAAAGAAGTTGTAGGCACAATGGAAAATTTTGACAGAGATGAAGAAATAGGCTGCATAGTATTAACCGGTAATGCGCGGGCTTTTGCCGCAGGCGCAGATATAAAAGAAATGGCAGATGCTACTGCAATTGAAATGCAGCTAAGCAATCAGTTTGCACGATGGGATAAAATAAGAAAAATAAGAAAACCTATAATTGCTGCAGTAAGCGGATTCGCATTAGGCGGTGGCTGTGAGCTGGCAATGAGCTGTGATATGATAATAGCTGCACAAAGCGCAAAGTTCGGCCAGCCGGAAATAAACTTAGGTGTAATCCCCGGAGCAGGCGGCACTCAAAGATTAACTAAGGCAATCGGAAAAGCGCGCGCAATGGAAATGATTCTCACCGGAAGAATGATGTCTGCCAAAGATATGTTTGAAGCGGGACTTGTTACCCGCGTAGTTGAAGATGAAGTATACTTAGATGAAGCAATTGAGCTCGGTAAAGAAATTGCATCAAAGCCGGCAGTTGCTGTAATGCTCGGCAAAGAGTGTGTATCACGTTCATTGGATCTTACAATTGAGACCGGTCTTGAGTTTGAAAGAAAAAATTTCTACTTACTTTTTGCAACAGAAGATAAGTTTGAAGGCATGAATGCATTTGTTGAAAAAAGAAAAGCTGAGTGGAAAGGAAAATGA
- a CDS encoding succinate dehydrogenase iron-sulfur subunit encodes MDITVKILRYNPEKDSQPYFQDFNLKGISGDWRLLDVLHEIKWKHDGTLTFRRSCAHGICGSDGMKINGKNRLACSLLLKDMNTNKPITIEPLPSLPIIKDLVVDMSSFFQKYEVIKPYLINKTPPPPNSERLQSNEDAEMLFESAKCILCACCTTSCPSTWTNENYLGPAALLKAYRFAFDTRDDAHGERLDIIDNPDGIWRCHTIFNCIEACPKEINITWHISQLKKRISTKEA; translated from the coding sequence ATGGATATCACAGTAAAAATTTTGAGATACAACCCTGAAAAAGATTCACAGCCGTATTTTCAGGACTTCAATCTTAAGGGCATAAGCGGAGATTGGAGACTTCTCGATGTTCTTCACGAGATAAAATGGAAACACGACGGGACTCTTACGTTCAGGCGTTCATGCGCTCACGGAATCTGTGGAAGCGATGGAATGAAGATCAACGGCAAGAACAGACTTGCTTGCTCACTTCTTTTGAAAGATATGAATACAAACAAGCCTATTACAATTGAACCGCTGCCATCACTGCCGATAATAAAAGATTTAGTAGTGGATATGTCCAGCTTCTTCCAGAAATATGAAGTAATAAAACCATATCTGATAAACAAAACACCGCCGCCGCCAAACAGCGAGAGACTGCAATCGAATGAAGATGCAGAGATGCTGTTTGAATCAGCGAAGTGTATTCTATGCGCATGCTGCACAACATCATGCCCTTCCACATGGACAAATGAAAATTATCTTGGACCCGCAGCATTGCTAAAAGCATACAGATTTGCTTTTGATACAAGGGATGATGCGCATGGGGAAAGACTTGATATCATAGATAACCCTGACGGTATATGGAGATGCCACACAATATTTAACTGTATCGAAGCATGTCCGAAGGAAATTAATATCACGTGGCATATTTCTCAATTGAAGAAAAGAATTTCAACGAAGGAAGCTTAA
- the surE gene encoding 5'/3'-nucleotidase SurE, whose amino-acid sequence MQKVQKKKVTKNKKPVILISNDDGIESPGINTLAKEISKFAEVYVAAPHTQQSAAGHAITVSSPIRATKIYKNNKFFGYAVEGTPADSVKLATRNLYADKKFDLCISGINQGANTAINIIYSGTVSAATEATILGIPSIAVSLGSFSFTDFKPSAKFAAKIAKIVLQKGLPKGTLLNVNIPAVPESKIRGVLITKQGKSDWDDFYEKRLDPNKRPYYWLVGDHILSDKTNDLDHKAIQENYISITPIQYDLTDYKMLDELQDWKIKK is encoded by the coding sequence ATGCAAAAAGTACAGAAGAAAAAAGTAACGAAGAATAAAAAACCTGTTATACTTATTTCAAACGATGACGGAATAGAATCACCCGGCATAAACACACTTGCAAAAGAAATCAGCAAGTTTGCCGAAGTATATGTTGCAGCACCGCATACACAGCAGAGCGCTGCGGGGCACGCGATAACGGTTTCAAGTCCGATAAGAGCAACTAAGATTTACAAGAACAATAAATTTTTCGGCTATGCAGTTGAAGGCACTCCCGCCGATAGTGTAAAGCTTGCAACAAGAAATTTATATGCAGATAAAAAATTTGACCTTTGCATCTCGGGCATAAACCAGGGAGCAAACACTGCTATCAATATAATTTACTCAGGAACAGTCTCTGCCGCTACAGAAGCAACTATACTCGGCATTCCTTCTATAGCTGTTTCACTGGGAAGTTTTTCATTTACAGATTTTAAACCATCGGCAAAATTCGCTGCTAAGATTGCAAAGATTGTCTTGCAAAAAGGACTGCCGAAAGGAACTTTGCTCAATGTAAACATACCTGCCGTTCCTGAAAGTAAAATCAGAGGTGTATTGATTACCAAGCAGGGAAAATCTGACTGGGACGACTTCTATGAGAAACGTTTAGACCCGAATAAAAGACCTTACTACTGGTTAGTCGGCGACCATATCTTATCTGATAAGACAAATGATTTAGACCATAAAGCAATACAGGAAAATTATATTTCCATTACTCCTATACAATACGATCTGACTGATTATAAAATGCTGGATGAACTTCAGGACTGGAAAATAAAAAAGTGA
- a CDS encoding FkbM family methyltransferase, with protein MNKLFEIYESEKLDVKVVCEVGVYYPETSKLKEFIDRGIQAILVEADPICVEKIHSYFKGKNIKVFPFAVWDKEETVTLYRSQASTFLEGINESPAIINDNYKPDKKDSFTAEAKLFSTMDAGDIDILSIDIEGAEWFVLKHLVSRPKLINIELRAGKYSNPYKNEIENWLNTNNYKLLIHDDTDSIFYKEGALQISSTDKISNSIGNIGTELNHSIQKLKRTIFKKDK; from the coding sequence ATGAACAAGCTGTTTGAAATTTATGAAAGTGAAAAGCTCGATGTAAAAGTTGTTTGTGAAGTCGGTGTATATTATCCGGAAACATCAAAACTCAAAGAATTTATTGATAGAGGGATACAGGCAATATTAGTAGAAGCTGACCCGATATGTGTTGAAAAAATTCATTCGTATTTCAAAGGCAAAAATATCAAAGTTTTTCCTTTCGCAGTCTGGGATAAGGAAGAGACTGTAACGCTTTACCGCTCGCAGGCATCAACATTTCTTGAAGGAATAAATGAAAGTCCCGCCATAATAAACGATAATTACAAACCTGATAAAAAAGACAGCTTCACTGCTGAAGCGAAATTATTCAGCACTATGGATGCCGGAGACATTGATATACTTTCAATTGATATCGAAGGAGCTGAATGGTTTGTGCTTAAGCATTTAGTCTCGCGTCCTAAGCTGATTAACATAGAGCTCCGCGCAGGTAAATATTCCAATCCATATAAGAATGAAATTGAAAACTGGCTGAACACTAACAACTATAAACTCTTAATTCACGATGATACAGACAGCATTTTTTATAAAGAGGGAGCATTGCAAATATCATCTACTGATAAAATCTCTAACTCTATTGGCAACATTGGAACTGAGTTAAACCACTCAATACAAAAATTAAAAAGAACAATTTTCAAAAAGGATAAATAA
- a CDS encoding T9SS type A sorting domain-containing protein, translated as MDYNCESDNAFFYTKENHLISGYLKLINDDGSINNQFQIITRTDSIFYIPDYNFISYTNEKGYFPMVKFAFPFMELKFNVIPYMQTPALIKFLYLLDKVKFRPRVSDGMRTNEAQLLYKRRGWSNIEASPHIIGAAMDLAYTPPEDKAKILSLNDAINVHYLEHGHRGNRHVHIQDNSIWNMDVSTYANDLSAKLNAIIKEKICMVADAYSRVYKKTDEVNSFIYNFHTKNPGTLKIKFYDMYGKKKAELLSGVYEPGNHSINVLTHFLNTGIYKVIITNQEGLLEEKIIGVI; from the coding sequence GTGGATTATAACTGCGAATCCGATAACGCATTCTTTTACACAAAAGAAAATCACCTTATCTCCGGCTATTTAAAACTCATCAATGACGACGGTAGCATAAACAATCAGTTTCAAATTATAACTCGCACTGATTCAATCTTCTACATTCCGGATTACAACTTCATAAGCTATACGAATGAGAAAGGATACTTTCCAATGGTGAAGTTTGCTTTTCCGTTCATGGAGCTTAAGTTTAATGTAATTCCTTATATGCAGACTCCAGCATTAATAAAATTTTTATATCTGCTGGATAAAGTAAAATTCAGACCAAGAGTTTCCGATGGAATGCGCACAAATGAAGCTCAATTGCTCTATAAAAGAAGAGGCTGGTCTAATATTGAAGCATCGCCGCATATCATAGGAGCAGCAATGGACCTGGCTTATACTCCTCCCGAAGATAAAGCAAAAATTCTTTCTCTAAACGATGCCATAAATGTTCATTATCTTGAGCATGGTCACAGAGGCAACAGGCACGTTCACATTCAGGATAACAGCATCTGGAACATGGATGTTTCCACCTATGCAAACGATTTAAGCGCGAAGCTTAATGCAATTATAAAAGAAAAGATCTGCATGGTTGCAGATGCATACAGCAGAGTTTATAAAAAAACAGATGAAGTGAATTCATTTATATATAATTTTCACACAAAAAATCCGGGGACACTTAAAATCAAATTTTATGATATGTACGGAAAGAAAAAAGCAGAACTGCTTTCAGGAGTTTATGAGCCGGGCAATCATTCAATAAATGTATTAACACATTTTTTAAATACCGGCATTTATAAAGTTATCATTACGAACCAGGAAGGACTGCTTGAAGAAAAAATTATCGGAGTAATCTGA
- a CDS encoding aldo/keto reductase, which translates to MKNFPILGFGCYRIDFRVEEHRKSLEKAILEGITLIDTSANYADGKSEILVGQVVTKLIEENKIKSGDLTVVTKAGYIQGSNYKTALTRKEEGKPFPEVVEYAERLWHCIHPEFLQHQLDEQLGRLQMDYVDVYLLHNPEYFLGWAEHSDMKLEDAREEYYRRIKNAFAFLEEKVNEGKIKSYGISSNSFPGFHNEYNFTSLEKVLQIANEISPENNFKCIQLPFNLIESGAALTKNQNSGTKTVLELAKENNLDVLINRPLNAITAKGLLRLADFEVTGAYVENDFVKQNKLVMLMEQDIIDEKLVDMEASEDLEKAKKYLSFGKLIDENWKFFGTLEHFNDNIEYNFAPRINFLTDFFNTQVEDASAKEFFAKYLAESYKLFNFISTYYKINANSRNAKIHAIINSIIPEEYHSLTLSQKTMLLISSTEGVSTVLIGARKEKYVDDSVKILGLKKLPETISVFKKIKSEIADHIN; encoded by the coding sequence ATGAAAAATTTCCCAATACTCGGCTTCGGCTGTTATAGAATTGATTTTAGAGTTGAAGAACACAGAAAATCACTTGAAAAAGCTATTTTAGAAGGAATTACGTTAATAGATACATCGGCAAATTATGCAGACGGCAAAAGTGAAATACTTGTCGGTCAGGTAGTCACCAAGCTGATTGAAGAGAATAAAATTAAAAGTGGAGATCTTACTGTTGTAACAAAAGCAGGATACATTCAGGGCTCAAATTATAAAACTGCTTTGACAAGAAAAGAAGAAGGCAAACCTTTTCCCGAAGTTGTTGAGTATGCTGAAAGACTTTGGCACTGCATTCATCCTGAATTTTTGCAGCATCAGTTGGATGAACAGCTAGGAAGACTTCAAATGGATTATGTTGATGTGTACCTGCTTCATAATCCCGAATATTTTCTCGGATGGGCAGAGCACTCAGATATGAAACTTGAAGACGCAAGAGAAGAATATTACAGAAGAATAAAAAATGCTTTTGCTTTTCTTGAAGAGAAAGTTAATGAAGGCAAAATAAAATCTTACGGAATTTCTTCCAACTCTTTCCCGGGTTTTCATAATGAATATAACTTTACTTCACTGGAGAAAGTATTGCAGATTGCCAATGAAATCAGTCCTGAAAATAATTTTAAATGTATTCAGCTTCCTTTTAATTTAATAGAGAGCGGCGCAGCTCTGACTAAAAATCAAAACAGCGGAACGAAGACCGTTCTTGAACTCGCAAAAGAAAATAACTTAGATGTATTAATAAACAGACCTCTGAATGCTATTACTGCAAAAGGTCTTCTTCGTTTAGCTGACTTTGAAGTAACAGGCGCTTATGTTGAAAATGATTTTGTAAAACAGAATAAGCTTGTAATGTTAATGGAGCAGGATATCATAGATGAAAAATTAGTTGATATGGAAGCAAGTGAGGATTTAGAAAAGGCTAAGAAATATCTTTCATTCGGAAAACTTATTGATGAGAACTGGAAATTTTTCGGAACGCTGGAGCATTTCAACGATAACATAGAATATAACTTTGCTCCGAGAATAAACTTTCTCACTGATTTTTTTAATACTCAGGTCGAGGATGCCAGCGCCAAAGAATTTTTTGCAAAATATTTAGCGGAGAGTTATAAATTATTTAATTTTATTTCGACGTATTATAAAATAAATGCAAACTCCCGTAATGCGAAGATACACGCGATTATAAACTCAATTATTCCGGAAGAATATCACAGCTTAACTCTCTCGCAAAAAACAATGCTGCTTATTTCTTCAACAGAGGGAGTATCCACAGTGTTAATCGGGGCAAGAAAAGAAAAATATGTAGATGACTCAGTGAAAATTTTAGGTTTGAAAAAACTTCCTGAAACAATTTCCGTATTTAAAAAAATAAAAAGCGAAATAGCTGACCATATAAATTAA
- the obgE gene encoding GTPase ObgE, translating into MFLDHAKIFIKSGDGGNGVVSFRREKFVPKGGPNGGDGGRGGDIIFKANAQLSTLIDFSYKRHYKAGRGKHGEGGLKTGKDAEDVIIQVPCGSIIKDETTGEVLADLTKDGEEKIVLKGGRGGRGNNHFKTSTVQAPRYAEQGRDGKEANVIIELKLIADVGLVGFPNAGKSTLISNISAAKPKIADYPFTTLVPNLGIVRYKEYESFVVADIPGIIEGASDGKGLGIQFLKHIERTKILLFLIDTTNLIEASTKKEFLKEYKTLLKELENYSEELIKKPRIICFTKIDAIPDELKKKIQKIKTDETKLLISSVSGEGLDKLKDLLWTKIQELKEHDEQAV; encoded by the coding sequence ATGTTTTTAGATCACGCAAAAATTTTTATTAAGTCCGGAGACGGCGGCAACGGAGTTGTAAGTTTTCGCAGGGAGAAGTTCGTTCCTAAAGGCGGACCAAACGGCGGAGACGGCGGAAGAGGCGGAGATATAATCTTCAAAGCAAATGCACAGCTCTCTACTTTAATTGACTTCTCGTACAAAAGACATTACAAGGCAGGAAGAGGAAAGCATGGCGAAGGCGGACTGAAGACAGGCAAAGATGCAGAAGACGTGATAATACAAGTCCCCTGCGGCAGCATAATAAAAGATGAAACAACAGGTGAAGTGCTTGCCGACCTTACAAAAGACGGCGAAGAAAAAATTGTACTCAAAGGCGGACGAGGCGGAAGAGGAAATAATCACTTCAAGACATCGACTGTACAGGCACCGCGATATGCAGAGCAAGGAAGAGACGGCAAAGAAGCTAATGTTATAATTGAATTAAAACTGATAGCTGATGTAGGTTTGGTTGGATTTCCAAATGCTGGCAAGTCAACATTGATTTCTAACATCTCTGCAGCGAAGCCAAAGATAGCGGACTATCCGTTTACTACATTAGTCCCTAATCTCGGAATTGTTCGATACAAGGAATATGAGTCATTCGTTGTTGCTGATATCCCGGGAATTATAGAGGGAGCATCTGACGGAAAAGGATTAGGGATTCAATTCTTAAAACACATCGAACGCACAAAGATTTTATTATTCTTAATAGATACAACTAACTTAATTGAAGCAAGCACTAAGAAAGAATTTTTGAAGGAGTATAAGACTTTATTAAAAGAACTGGAGAATTACTCTGAAGAGCTTATAAAGAAACCAAGAATAATCTGCTTCACAAAAATTGATGCAATCCCCGATGAACTGAAAAAGAAAATACAGAAAATTAAAACCGATGAAACGAAATTATTAATATCATCTGTAAGCGGCGAAGGATTGGACAAACTAAAAGATTTACTATGGACAAAAATTCAGGAACTTAAAGAACACGATGAACAAGCTGTTTGA
- a CDS encoding trypsin-like peptidase domain-containing protein — protein MILNFRFKISDLRFTILGIFFILFIATGISLAQEKNVTDNQGPKDGDFNAQEIIENNKAALVSIWYHTSDNYNYYTYTNRDTTLLNGSGFIFRADGLIGTNFHVVERIDSLIVKTSDGNFYYAQIVLIDEKNDFAILKIVSEDSLNFQTINFGNSDDVKQGQDVYAIGSPLGFEYTISQGIVAAIRSNEKVDFTDPITYMPVVKTFEKVIQITAAISPGNSGGALFNSKGEVIGITTYTYMGYGNLNFAVAINAFKRTAALIGTGNIADNEELKAKKEESLFNSNYRIAGNLKSQLSYEWYYSKWKDTMKVIDTFAVRKDSANRINLAKAESYYFKCIEMHPDTFYVYRDLLDLYVMTDSYTKAEDLFKTVRERFTSDSLVNSLSSSLASAYSSSKDYKKALTFYEKMQRADTSDNFIRYSIANIYDLMGDYKKAEKSYKEVIGRDSSNTSAYVGLGKIYYEKYKDYDKAKKILENAYDREMTLYGTTPYNIDLLYYLGMIAVKEGRKFDAILAYMDLKSVYGSGIDDNKKKADLYKAIKNLDE, from the coding sequence ATGATTTTAAATTTCAGATTTAAGATTTCAGATTTAAGATTTACTATTTTAGGAATATTCTTTATTCTTTTCATAGCTACTGGTATTTCGCTTGCTCAGGAAAAAAATGTAACAGATAATCAGGGACCGAAAGACGGAGACTTTAATGCGCAGGAAATTATTGAAAATAATAAGGCAGCGCTGGTTTCAATCTGGTATCATACCTCTGATAACTATAATTATTATACATATACTAACAGAGATACGACTTTATTGAACGGCAGCGGATTTATTTTCCGAGCCGACGGATTAATAGGAACTAACTTTCACGTTGTTGAAAGAATTGACAGCTTAATTGTAAAAACAAGCGACGGTAATTTTTATTACGCTCAGATAGTTTTAATAGATGAGAAAAACGATTTTGCGATTTTAAAAATAGTTTCTGAAGACAGTTTAAATTTTCAGACAATAAATTTTGGGAACTCAGATGATGTAAAGCAAGGACAAGATGTTTATGCAATTGGAAGTCCTTTAGGATTTGAATACACAATATCACAGGGAATTGTAGCAGCAATAAGGAGTAACGAGAAGGTTGATTTCACTGACCCGATAACATATATGCCCGTTGTTAAGACTTTTGAAAAAGTTATTCAGATAACGGCAGCAATTTCTCCCGGTAACAGCGGAGGAGCTCTTTTCAATTCAAAAGGTGAAGTGATAGGTATTACAACTTATACTTACATGGGTTACGGCAATCTTAACTTTGCCGTCGCAATAAATGCTTTTAAAAGAACTGCGGCTCTAATCGGCACAGGTAACATTGCCGATAATGAGGAGTTAAAAGCCAAGAAAGAAGAGAGTCTGTTTAACTCAAATTACAGAATTGCGGGTAATCTGAAATCACAGTTGAGTTACGAATGGTATTACTCCAAATGGAAAGATACTATGAAAGTGATTGATACTTTCGCCGTAAGAAAAGATTCAGCAAACAGAATCAATCTTGCAAAGGCTGAAAGTTATTATTTCAAATGTATTGAAATGCACCCCGATACTTTTTACGTGTACAGAGATTTGCTTGATTTATATGTGATGACGGATTCATATACTAAAGCAGAAGATTTATTTAAGACTGTAAGGGAAAGATTTACATCGGATAGTCTGGTTAACTCATTAAGCTCTTCGCTTGCAAGCGCTTATTCTTCTTCGAAAGATTATAAGAAGGCATTAACCTTCTATGAAAAAATGCAAAGGGCTGATACGTCGGATAATTTTATAAGATATTCCATCGCAAACATTTATGATTTGATGGGCGATTATAAAAAAGCGGAAAAGAGTTATAAAGAAGTAATCGGAAGGGATTCAAGTAATACAAGCGCATATGTAGGACTTGGTAAAATCTATTATGAGAAGTATAAAGATTATGATAAGGCGAAGAAAATTCTTGAGAACGCTTACGACCGTGAAATGACATTGTACGGCACAACACCTTACAATATTGATTTACTGTACTACTTAGGTATGATTGCAGTTAAAGAAGGAAGGAAGTTTGATGCAATACTTGCATATATGGATTTGAAAAGTGTATACGGTTCCGGAATTGACGATAACAAAAAGAAAGCTGACCTTTATAAAGCTATAAAGAATTTAGACGAATAA